In one Nicotiana sylvestris chromosome 8, ASM39365v2, whole genome shotgun sequence genomic region, the following are encoded:
- the LOC138876225 gene encoding uncharacterized protein: MSIVKPMNQNEDSYGRFRDFEVDGIVLDEDTSYSMLISTIAEQLMIDTSEKIVEIKYIVNQNCPQMEIRNNMGVSVYMETKKENKNLGSYPLLISVRDFNMELAITNENTNAGSSGTIQLLDMPASPVIEEYQSEIITEGTQSVIEEGQVYQDKQTIATAMRHYSVMHKFQFRIKRSSHRRHGDINCEKTFINKNCNWHFKATSINDSAMFKIRSFNRQHTCTLMDDTFIHRKRTAVVVGSMVMPKYCDPKTIYTPKDIQTNMLSQHGVNLSYMQAWRAKEKALQLLRVVKLKKTTDECVLYAFVALFTSISGWKYCRPVVVVEGTFLKTSYRGIMLTTSTMDAAGAILPLAYAVVDSENDASWKWFFEQFKQAYGERTSICVVSNRNESILKATSIVYPGVPHYSCVWHIWTNIRAKFKKGHLQLNELYFATTGSYTLDEFNERISKIEEIDLRVKSYLYDIGYHRWSRVHATVNRTWTMTSNIAKSLNAVTKEARELLTFDLLEYMRTLLERLTKEKLLKAKGTFTYLGYKSNKELEKNSTLSQKLRVRASIDHMHTVIDGVKRYIVCFESKKCSCGQFQLDELPCPHTLAGLRHRNETYENFCSPYYTRESQLRTYEIPVNPLPDESKWNVPQHICDEVVNPPTGEKKQP, encoded by the exons ATGAGTATTGTTAAGCCCATGAACCAGAATGAG GACAGCTATGGCAGATTTAGAGATTTTGAAGTTGATGGCATTGTGCTTGATGAGGATACAAGTTACAGTATGTTGATTTCTACAATTGCAGAGCAATTAATGATTGATACTTCGgaaaaaattgtagaaatcaaatacattgtgaaTCAGAATTGTCCTCAAATGGAGATTAGGAACAATATGGGGGTTAGTGTGTATATGGAGACaaaaaaggagaataaaaactTAGGATCGTATCCGTTACTCATAAGTGTAcgagatttcaatatggaattggcTATTACAAATGAGAACACAAATGCAG GTTCGTCTGGGACAATacagttacttgatatgccagcCTCTCCCGTCATAGaggaatatcaaagtgaaataataactgaagGTACACAAAGTGTTATCGAAGAAGGACAAGTGTATCAAGACAAGCAAACAATTGCAACTGCAATGAGACACTATTCTGTCATGCACAAGTTCCAATTCAGGATTAAAAGATCTAGCCACAGAAGGCATGGAGATATTAATTGTGAAAAGACCTTTATAAACA AAAACTGTAATTGGCACTTCAAGGCAACATCAATtaatgattctgcaatgttcaagATCAGGAGTTTCAACCGACAACACACATGCACCTTAATGGACGATACATTCATACATCGCAAACGTACTGCAGTTGTAGTTGGTAGCATGGTCATGCCAAAGTATTGTGATCCTAAGACAATTTACACACCAAAGGACATACAAACTAACATGTTGTCCCAACACGGAGTGAAcctaagctacatgcaagcatggagGGCAAAGGAAAAGGCTTTACAGTTATTGAGAG TTGTTAAATTGAAGAAGACAACAGATGAATGCGTTTTATATGCATTTGTTGCTCTTTTTACATCAATAAGTGGTTGGAAATATTGTAGACCAGTAGTAGTGGTTGAGGGGACATTCTTGAAAACATCCTATAGGGGGATTATGCTGACAACAAGCACAATGGATGCAGCAG GTGCAATATTGCCTTTGGCATATGCTGTGGTTGATTCGGAAAACGACGCATCGTGGAAGTGGTTTTTTGAGCAATTCAAGCAAGCATATGGTGAAAGAACTTCAATATGTGTTGTTTCAAATAGGAATGAGAGTATCCTGAAGGCAACATCAATTGTCTATCCGGGCGTGCCACACTACTCTTGTGTGtggcatatttggacaaatataaggGCAAAGTTCAAGAAGGGCCATCTACAATTAAATGAATTGTACTTTGCTACAACAGGGTCATACACTctggatgaatttaatgaaaggattTCGAAGATTGAAGAAATAGACCTGCGTGTTAAATCATACCTCTAtgatattggctatcatagatggtCAAGAGTACATGCAACGGTGAATAGAACTTGGACTATGACATCAAACATTGCCAAGTCGTTGAATGCTGTAACAAAAGAGGCAAGAGAGCTGCTAACATTTGACCTATTAGAGTATATGAGGACACTTCTTGAACGTTTGACAAAAGAGAAGTTATTGAAGGCAAAGGGTACTTTCACATACCTTGGGTACAAATCCAACAAAGAATTGGAGAAAAACAGTACATTATCTCAGAAACTTAGG gtgagggcttcaaTAGATCATATGCATACTGTGATAGATGGTGTGAAGCGGTACATTGTGTGTTTTGAAAGCAAGAAATGTAGTTGTGGCCAGTTCCAACTTGATGAACTTCCATGTCCGCATACTTTGGCAGGTCTAAGGCACAGGAATGAAACTTATGAAAACTTTTGCTCTCCGTATTACACAAGGGAGAGCCAGCTGCGTACATATGAAATACCAGTAAATCCCCTTCCCGATGAAAGCAAATGGAATGTGCCACAACATATATGTGATGAAGTAGTAAATCCACCTACGGGAGAGAAAAAGCAGCCATGA